The following are from one region of the Acidobacteriota bacterium genome:
- a CDS encoding CpsD/CapB family tyrosine-protein kinase yields MSRIHDALKRAEQERATSMGGSVEPTLAQPELQPVNMPEHAHTQTAVMPSSGFSYETLLARCPLSKWNPDERTMLFFQDDENRRGAEEFRTLRSRLYQIREKMPLKRIMVTSALPKEGKSFVAANLAQVIVRQHGRRVLLVDADLRSPGMHRHLGASQTPGLSDYLLGECDEFAVMQRGPMENLFFIPAGKQASGAPELLANGRLKLLMQRVEPLFDWIIIDTPPVIPVADSTLLANFCEGVLMVVRSNSTPSDLARKAREEFQDKLLLGVVLNGIPADQLPQSRYYYGDAVTSHV; encoded by the coding sequence ATGAGCCGCATCCATGACGCTTTGAAACGCGCCGAACAGGAACGTGCAACTTCAATGGGGGGATCCGTCGAGCCGACCCTGGCGCAGCCTGAACTGCAGCCGGTCAACATGCCGGAGCACGCGCACACGCAAACCGCGGTGATGCCGTCCTCGGGTTTCAGTTATGAAACCCTGCTGGCGCGTTGTCCGCTTTCCAAATGGAATCCGGATGAACGCACCATGCTGTTCTTCCAGGACGACGAGAATCGGCGGGGCGCGGAAGAATTCCGTACTCTGCGATCGCGTCTCTATCAGATTCGCGAGAAGATGCCGCTGAAGCGGATCATGGTGACGAGCGCGCTGCCGAAAGAAGGCAAATCATTCGTTGCCGCCAACCTGGCGCAGGTCATCGTGCGTCAGCACGGTCGCCGCGTTCTGCTGGTCGACGCTGACCTTCGCAGTCCGGGCATGCATCGCCATCTGGGTGCGAGCCAGACGCCGGGACTGTCCGACTATTTGCTCGGTGAGTGTGACGAATTTGCCGTCATGCAGCGTGGGCCGATGGAAAACCTGTTCTTCATCCCCGCGGGAAAACAGGCATCCGGTGCGCCGGAACTGCTCGCGAATGGCCGTTTGAAGCTGCTTATGCAGCGCGTCGAACCGCTGTTCGACTGGATCATCATCGATACTCCTCCCGTGATCCCGGTCGCCGACTCAACACTCTTAGCGAACTTCTGCGAAGGCGTGCTGATGGTGGTGCGCTCGAATTCCACGCCTTCCGATCTTGCCCGTAAAGCGCGCGAGGAATTTCAGGACAAGCTGCTGCTCGGTGTTGTGCTCAACGGTATTCCCGCCGATCAGCTCCCGCAGTCGCGGTACTACTATGGCGACGCAGTGACGAGCCACGTTTAA
- a CDS encoding TIGR03013 family PEP-CTERM/XrtA system glycosyltransferase: MIRLFKVYYPVRTLILLGGEALIVWTSLLLGAVVELRDDSYLVLNYEYGYLKIFAVTALVLLCSYWFDLYDTARLSTKGELFFRLLLVPGILSFLLAAVSYVHPSYLLGNGASELGLLILTIALIGWRLGFSWLVQLPILVERIYVLGTGDRAQRLVQGLRQNPELGVEIASWTGKLEGAVTRESVAAHLMEVVNRQKVHRVIVAMPDRRGTIPMRELLDLRMRGVQIEEATSWLEKMSGKIEVENLYPSWLIFADGFRRGSTFIFARRVVSIVISLIGLIASAPLWPILWLIIKLDSPGPAFYKQRRVGKGGRTFHVIKFRTMRQDAEAGGPQWAGANDPRVTRVGRFMRSSRLDEIPQLWCVLKGDMAFVGPRPERPEFVESLTKEIPFYGVRHMVRPGLTGWAQIKYKYGSTVQDSLEKLQYDLFYIKNASIGLDLLIMFQTVKTVLLRRGAQ, translated from the coding sequence GTGATCAGACTCTTCAAAGTCTATTACCCGGTTCGCACCCTGATCCTCTTAGGAGGAGAGGCCCTGATTGTATGGACCTCGCTCCTTTTAGGCGCAGTGGTCGAACTCCGGGACGACAGCTACCTGGTGCTGAACTACGAATATGGCTACTTAAAAATATTCGCAGTCACAGCGCTGGTGCTGCTGTGTTCCTATTGGTTTGACCTGTACGATACCGCCCGCCTCTCTACCAAGGGAGAACTCTTCTTCCGCCTGTTGCTGGTGCCCGGCATTCTCTCCTTCCTGTTGGCTGCGGTCAGCTATGTCCATCCCAGCTACCTGCTGGGGAATGGCGCATCTGAGTTGGGATTGCTCATCCTGACCATCGCGTTGATCGGCTGGCGGCTGGGCTTTAGCTGGCTCGTGCAATTGCCGATTCTGGTGGAGCGCATTTACGTTTTGGGAACGGGCGATCGTGCACAGCGCCTGGTGCAAGGCCTGCGGCAGAATCCGGAACTGGGAGTCGAGATCGCGAGCTGGACGGGAAAACTGGAAGGCGCAGTGACCCGCGAATCGGTGGCCGCCCACCTGATGGAAGTTGTCAATCGGCAAAAAGTGCATCGCGTGATTGTCGCGATGCCGGATCGCCGGGGCACGATCCCGATGCGCGAGTTGCTCGATCTCCGCATGCGAGGCGTCCAGATCGAAGAAGCAACCTCTTGGCTGGAAAAAATGTCGGGCAAGATCGAAGTTGAAAATCTTTATCCCAGCTGGCTCATCTTTGCTGACGGCTTCCGGCGCGGCTCCACCTTCATTTTCGCGCGGCGTGTGGTTTCGATTGTGATCTCTCTGATTGGACTGATCGCGAGTGCGCCGCTGTGGCCGATTTTATGGCTGATCATCAAACTGGATTCTCCCGGGCCGGCGTTCTATAAGCAGCGGCGCGTTGGCAAAGGCGGAAGAACGTTCCACGTCATTAAATTCCGAACCATGCGCCAGGATGCGGAAGCCGGCGGCCCGCAGTGGGCGGGCGCAAACGACCCACGTGTTACCCGCGTCGGCAGGTTCATGCGGTCCTCGCGACTCGACGAGATTCCGCAGTTGTGGTGTGTGCTCAAGGGCGACATGGCGTTTGTTGGGCCACGACCGGAGCGCCCCGAGTTCGTCGAATCGTTGACGAAAGAAATTCCCTTTTACGGCGTGCGCCACATGGTGCGGCCCGGCCTTACCGGTTGGGCGCAGATCAAATACAAGTACGGCAGCACGGTGCAGGACTCACTGGAAAAACTTCAGTATGACCTGTTCTACATAAAGAATGCATCCATCGGTTTGGACCTGTTGATCATGTTCCAGACCGTTAAAACCGTCCTGTTGCGCCGGGGCGCGCAATGA